The Crocinitomicaceae bacterium genome includes a region encoding these proteins:
- a CDS encoding MBL fold metallo-hydrolase codes for MNLYPIETGKFKLDGGAMFGVVPKSIWQKTNPADENNMCGWSLRCLLVENGNQLILIDTGIGDKQTEKFFSHYYLHGNETLKNSIEKAGFSMDDITDVILTHLHFDHCGGAIARNAENQFRPVFKNATYWSSERHWKWATEPNARERASFLKENIFPIEESGQLKFANRQSDYTKGFLPDMDLLFVDGHTDSMMLPVLHYKGKQIIFMADLLPSVGHIPLPYVMGYDTRPLITLEEKGKFLQKAADEKMILFFEHDYENECCTLINTDKGVRMDQSFLLKEIL; via the coding sequence ATGAATCTTTACCCCATTGAAACCGGAAAATTCAAACTAGACGGAGGCGCTATGTTTGGAGTGGTACCTAAAAGCATTTGGCAGAAAACAAATCCTGCGGACGAAAATAATATGTGCGGTTGGAGCCTGAGATGTCTTTTAGTTGAAAACGGAAATCAACTCATCTTGATTGATACCGGTATTGGTGATAAACAAACTGAAAAATTTTTCAGCCACTATTATCTTCATGGAAATGAAACCTTGAAGAACAGCATTGAAAAAGCAGGTTTCTCTATGGATGACATAACAGATGTGATATTAACACATTTGCATTTTGATCATTGTGGAGGAGCTATTGCACGCAATGCAGAAAATCAATTCAGACCGGTTTTCAAAAATGCAACTTATTGGAGCAGTGAGCGACATTGGAAATGGGCAACAGAACCAAATGCCAGAGAGCGCGCTTCTTTTTTGAAAGAAAATATTTTTCCCATTGAAGAGAGCGGACAATTAAAATTTGCCAACCGTCAAAGTGACTATACAAAAGGATTTTTACCTGATATGGATTTACTTTTTGTTGATGGTCATACTGACTCCATGATGTTACCTGTACTTCACTATAAAGGAAAACAAATTATTTTCATGGCTGATCTCTTGCCAAGCGTTGGGCACATTCCGCTGCCCTATGTAATGGGCTATGATACCCGTCCGCTCATCACGCTGGAAGAAAAAGGAAAATTTCTTCAAAAAGCGGCTGATGAAAAAATGATCCTCTTTTTTGAGCATGACTATGAAAATGAATGCTGCACACTAATCAATACAGACAAGGGCGTGCGCATGGATCAATCTTTTTTGCTGAAAGAAATCCTCTGA
- a CDS encoding SPOR domain-containing protein: MNKYIIELLKLQTSVIIPGFGSLMITSNKNGSVVFNALLKFNDGALAKYIAEKEGIDQQNAQNQIAKFVREIEAEIAKGNEFGIFQLGKFQKDKNGDIVFSQDQASLATLKKDGEPTEKKTEPTPTEKKEEIKNTVVEKIAESKVIPTTTEQTKTLSDTLNTSEADLKKQADSEVKKEEIKTHIEKEIPIKQEKNIFVPADKVDDLEKKSDEIANKKIESVKADISKNIPLATASKKEPLQEKNVFKPAEDKKADPKPAQTTPEKPIETTTENTKKVEAEPVKTNTTDKGKSDKKEEPKKESVKEKFRKDKPQKIKNQPVGEKKPKKKKRTLMWIIIIIILGGGGYAGWHFRDDINAFLHTGVNHDGNDSTHAETTTAHDSTTTDLHTEVIAEDTLMTETESETEIETETEIETQSTEHETTTQTNHSSSGSYHIIGNCFSSETNADNYVKKMREKGYDATNLGKQSNGLYMVSLRSYATREEAKAGLDAVKADASGAYVYKGR; encoded by the coding sequence ATGAACAAATATATTATTGAACTTCTCAAACTTCAGACCTCAGTTATTATTCCGGGGTTTGGCTCCTTGATGATTACCAGTAACAAAAATGGTTCTGTTGTATTTAATGCGTTACTCAAATTCAATGATGGTGCCCTAGCAAAATATATTGCCGAAAAAGAAGGCATTGATCAGCAAAATGCGCAAAATCAAATTGCAAAATTTGTCAGAGAAATTGAAGCAGAAATTGCGAAAGGAAATGAGTTTGGCATTTTTCAATTAGGAAAATTTCAAAAAGATAAAAACGGAGACATTGTTTTCAGTCAAGATCAGGCTTCATTAGCAACGTTGAAAAAAGATGGAGAACCTACTGAGAAAAAAACTGAGCCAACTCCTACTGAGAAAAAAGAAGAAATCAAAAATACTGTGGTTGAAAAAATTGCAGAAAGTAAAGTGATTCCAACTACTACAGAGCAGACAAAAACACTTTCTGACACCTTAAACACAAGTGAAGCGGATTTAAAAAAGCAAGCTGATTCTGAAGTAAAAAAAGAAGAAATAAAAACTCATATTGAGAAAGAAATTCCTATCAAACAAGAGAAAAATATTTTTGTACCTGCAGATAAAGTTGATGACTTAGAAAAAAAGTCTGACGAAATTGCCAACAAAAAAATTGAATCAGTTAAAGCAGATATTTCAAAAAATATTCCCCTGGCCACCGCAAGTAAAAAAGAACCATTACAAGAGAAAAATGTTTTCAAACCTGCAGAAGATAAAAAAGCAGATCCAAAACCCGCGCAAACCACCCCTGAAAAACCGATAGAGACAACAACAGAAAACACCAAGAAGGTAGAAGCAGAACCGGTTAAAACTAATACAACAGATAAAGGTAAATCAGATAAAAAAGAAGAACCAAAAAAAGAATCTGTCAAAGAGAAATTCAGAAAAGACAAACCACAAAAAATAAAAAATCAACCCGTAGGAGAGAAAAAACCAAAAAAGAAAAAACGTACTTTGATGTGGATTATCATCATCATCATTCTGGGTGGTGGTGGATATGCGGGCTGGCATTTCAGAGATGATATAAATGCCTTCCTTCATACAGGTGTTAACCATGATGGTAATGACAGCACGCATGCAGAAACCACTACTGCGCATGATTCCACAACAACAGATCTACACACAGAAGTTATTGCAGAAGATACACTGATGACAGAAACTGAATCTGAAACAGAAATTGAAACAGAAACCGAAATTGAAACGCAATCTACAGAACACGAAACTACAACACAAACCAATCATTCTTCCAGTGGATCTTATCATATTATCGGTAACTGCTTTTCAAGTGAAACCAATGCAGATAATTATGTAAAAAAGATGCGTGAAAAAGGATATGATGCCACCAATCTTGGAAAACAATCAAACGGTTTGTACATGGTTTCACTGAGATCTTATGCAACCCGAGAAGAAGCAAAAGCAGGCCTTGATGCCGTGAAAGCAGATGCGTCAGGTGCATACGTTTATAAAGGCAGATAA